One genomic window of Psychrobacter cibarius includes the following:
- a CDS encoding peptidylprolyl isomerase: MTVSTYNPADHATNQNAHVHSGNHHSHDNDNHSHSHSHSHADHTSTGRGDDILRVMPTLSDLQKPHSDQEFIEKAMAEERSNHKNLIASSRDELPSVTVNGVMIDRTNIAQELQYHPAENKEDAVFLATQALVVRELLRLAVLDEPSLGEAAWENDEEQAISTLIDKNVQATMPDMATCERYYKQNMTDFKTDPIMTVRHILLACPPEDGDERLKLKKTAYEFIEQIKNNANPDAEFIQLARQHSACPSKEQGGKLGVISKGQTVPEFEGVLFKLDKGLAPSPIESRYGFHIVEVLNKELGIQMTYEQVSPAIHNKLSQQAFHQSLCDYLFTLAHEADIQGIEMTLEQENIFRG, translated from the coding sequence ATGACTGTCAGTACCTACAATCCAGCCGACCATGCGACCAACCAAAACGCTCATGTGCACAGTGGTAATCATCACAGCCATGATAATGACAATCACAGTCACAGTCACAGTCACAGTCATGCCGATCACACCTCTACTGGTCGCGGTGATGATATTCTTAGAGTAATGCCAACCTTGTCTGATTTGCAAAAACCGCATTCTGACCAAGAGTTCATCGAAAAAGCGATGGCGGAAGAGCGCAGCAACCATAAAAACCTGATTGCCTCTAGCCGTGATGAGCTGCCTTCAGTGACGGTCAATGGGGTGATGATAGATAGAACCAATATCGCTCAAGAGCTGCAATATCATCCAGCAGAAAACAAAGAAGACGCCGTCTTTTTAGCGACACAAGCGCTGGTCGTGCGCGAATTACTGAGATTGGCAGTTTTAGATGAGCCAAGCCTTGGTGAAGCGGCATGGGAAAACGACGAAGAGCAAGCCATTTCTACTTTAATAGACAAAAACGTTCAAGCAACGATGCCAGATATGGCAACTTGTGAGCGCTATTATAAGCAGAATATGACTGACTTTAAGACTGATCCCATTATGACCGTACGCCATATTTTATTGGCATGCCCGCCTGAAGATGGCGATGAGCGCCTAAAGCTCAAAAAGACCGCGTACGAGTTTATCGAGCAAATCAAAAATAACGCCAATCCTGATGCCGAGTTTATCCAGTTAGCACGCCAACATTCGGCTTGCCCTTCAAAAGAGCAAGGTGGCAAACTGGGTGTGATTAGCAAAGGTCAAACCGTACCAGAATTTGAAGGTGTATTATTTAAGCTCGATAAAGGACTTGCGCCAAGCCCTATCGAAAGCCGTTACGGTTTTCACATCGTTGAGGTGCTCAATAAAGAACTTGGGATACAGATGACTTATGAGCAAGTCAGTCCTGCAATCCATAATAAATTGAGCCAACAAGCCTTTCACCAATCATTATGCGATTACTTGTTTACCTTAGCGCATGAGGCTGATATCCAAGGTATCGAGATGACGCTTGAGCAAGAGAATATATTCCGCGGCTAA
- the moaC gene encoding cyclic pyranopterin monophosphate synthase MoaC, translating into MNSDQVNNNNKNNQSGLSHLDSDGDITMVDVSGKTASTREACALGQVVFPADIYTQIKAADGMTKKGSITQTAHIAGIMAAKRTHDLIPLCHPLPLDKISLSFAYDDDQNSITVTATVKVTHKTGVEMEALTAVSVACLTIYDMTKAISHDIVIDNIHLMKKTGGKSDYQHA; encoded by the coding sequence ATGAATAGCGACCAAGTGAACAACAATAATAAAAACAATCAATCTGGCTTATCCCATTTAGACAGCGACGGTGATATTACCATGGTCGATGTGAGTGGCAAAACGGCTAGCACCAGAGAAGCTTGTGCTCTCGGACAAGTGGTTTTTCCTGCAGACATTTATACGCAAATCAAAGCCGCTGACGGCATGACCAAAAAAGGTAGCATCACTCAGACTGCTCATATTGCCGGTATCATGGCAGCCAAACGCACCCACGACTTGATTCCACTTTGCCATCCTTTGCCCTTAGATAAAATTAGCTTAAGCTTTGCATACGATGATGACCAAAACAGTATCACTGTGACTGCCACGGTTAAAGTTACTCATAAAACGGGGGTAGAAATGGAAGCATTAACCGCCGTCAGTGTCGCTTGCTTGACCATTTATGACATGACCAAAGCCATCTCGCATGACATTGTGATTGATAATATTCATTTAATGAAAAAAACCGGCGGTAAGTCCGATTATCAACATGCCTGA
- a CDS encoding NTP transferase domain-containing protein yields MLEVVGSLIEVDRFNHLAGIVILAGGASKRMGSPKAELILPTGERLLDYHVRQALELSAAMISNISIMIADNGRNFTVNHDLIEKNPQSSISYITDYLSANDLSNKILSSNDDKPIETGGALVAIEAALQSVTSSIELTTDTSPHISWLMVISCDSLIPVTDLWQKLQPYITKNPDKTVICLTDEHHLYPLLGLYRLSIEPDLKRYIDDEQRQVMKFIQPIVQPVPFAKNWQYLTNFNTPKDFARACLALNDL; encoded by the coding sequence ATGCTTGAAGTTGTGGGTAGCTTAATCGAAGTAGATAGATTCAATCATTTAGCAGGTATCGTTATTTTGGCGGGCGGCGCATCCAAACGTATGGGATCGCCAAAAGCTGAGTTGATACTACCGACAGGTGAGCGTTTGCTTGATTATCATGTCAGACAGGCACTTGAATTGAGTGCTGCGATGATAAGCAATATATCTATTATGATTGCCGATAATGGGCGTAACTTTACAGTCAATCACGATTTGATCGAAAAAAACCCGCAGTCATCAATTTCTTATATTACTGATTATCTATCTGCTAACGATCTTTCTAACAAGATTCTGTCAAGCAATGATGATAAACCGATTGAAACCGGCGGCGCGTTGGTAGCGATTGAAGCAGCGCTGCAATCTGTGACAAGCTCAATAGAATTAACGACAGACACAAGCCCACATATATCTTGGTTAATGGTTATCAGCTGTGACAGCTTAATTCCTGTCACTGATTTATGGCAAAAACTGCAACCTTATATCACGAAAAATCCTGATAAAACTGTGATTTGCCTAACCGATGAACATCACCTATACCCCTTGTTAGGTTTATATCGTTTAAGTATTGAGCCTGATTTAAAGCGTTATATTGACGATGAGCAACGGCAAGTGATGAAGTTTATTCAGCCGATTGTGCAGCCCGTCCCTTTTGCAAAAAACTGGCAGTATTTGACCAATTTTAATACGCCTAAAGATTTTGCACGTGCTTGTTTAGCTTTAAATGACTTATAA
- the moaB gene encoding molybdenum cofactor biosynthesis protein B, which translates to MSKLQAPFTPLNIAILTVSDSRTLAEDTSGQYLVDQLTTAGHQLADRQLIIDDIYKIRAVISGWIADPDVHAIITTGGTGFYIRDSMPEAVGVLFDKSVDGFGEMFRLISKDDIGMSTIQSRAVAGMANGTGIFCLPGSSGACRTAWEGILQEQLDSRTRPCNFVPHFMRTNPGHD; encoded by the coding sequence ATGAGTAAGCTGCAAGCACCCTTTACCCCGCTTAATATCGCCATCTTAACGGTTTCTGATAGTCGTACTCTTGCAGAAGATACCTCAGGGCAGTATTTGGTTGACCAACTGACCACAGCAGGTCATCAGCTGGCTGATCGTCAGCTGATTATTGATGATATTTATAAAATCAGAGCCGTCATCAGCGGTTGGATTGCCGACCCAGATGTGCACGCTATTATCACCACGGGCGGTACTGGCTTTTATATCCGCGACAGCATGCCAGAAGCGGTCGGCGTATTATTTGATAAATCGGTCGATGGTTTTGGTGAGATGTTCCGCTTAATCTCAAAAGACGATATCGGCATGTCGACGATTCAATCTCGCGCCGTCGCTGGCATGGCAAATGGCACGGGCATTTTTTGCTTACCCGGCTCATCAGGCGCTTGCCGCACTGCTTGGGAAGGTATCTTACAAGAGCAGCTTGATAGCCGCACACGCCCCTGTAATTTTGTCCCACACTTTATGCGCACCAATCCAGGTCACGATTAA
- a CDS encoding molybdopterin molybdotransferase MoeA gives MITVAGLISEIQQRIETYNTNDYPLYKRVVACYDLLDSRHHILAEDIVSPFAIPRQNLSAMDGYAIAKDSLLSADSTIDIVGESQAGSPYSGDISAGQGVRIFTGAVVPDSCDTVIMQENTNFTAIKDSIDKSQPYAITLSQDAKHDDNIRKQGEEIEAGEAVLLKGKRLNPADISLLANLGFGQVTVYQPLTVGVLATGDELVAIGNELTSLAQIYNSNTPTLKSLLADLPITIRDYGIIPDDLDKTIAAVTQAMQECDVLISTAGVSVGDYDFLTTVIGQLGQINHYKVAMKPGKPFVFGELTKDLAKPVLYFGLPGNPLSTIVGSLQFVIPALWQMAGAAPQERPIQLSLTATLKNDVKKSAGRMDFQRGILSQNELGDFQVESFTKQQSHRIKQLSHANCFIVLAQDSGNVAAGETVKVQPFPWLHY, from the coding sequence ATGATTACGGTTGCAGGACTTATCTCTGAAATACAGCAGCGCATAGAAACTTATAATACTAACGACTATCCGCTATATAAAAGAGTGGTCGCGTGCTACGACTTATTAGACAGCCGTCATCATATATTGGCAGAAGATATCGTCTCGCCTTTTGCTATACCAAGACAAAATCTATCGGCGATGGATGGTTATGCGATCGCTAAAGACAGTCTACTCTCAGCAGACAGCACGATTGATATCGTGGGTGAATCACAAGCGGGCAGTCCTTATAGTGGCGACATTTCAGCAGGACAAGGGGTGCGTATTTTTACCGGTGCGGTCGTTCCTGACAGCTGCGATACGGTCATCATGCAAGAAAATACCAACTTTACCGCCATAAAAGATAGCATTGATAAATCGCAGCCCTATGCCATTACTCTCAGTCAAGACGCTAAGCATGATGACAATATCCGTAAACAAGGCGAAGAGATTGAAGCTGGCGAAGCAGTTTTGTTAAAGGGTAAGCGCCTAAATCCTGCTGATATTAGCTTACTGGCTAATTTGGGTTTTGGTCAAGTGACGGTATATCAGCCTTTAACCGTTGGTGTACTCGCAACAGGTGATGAGCTAGTTGCGATTGGCAATGAGCTGACCAGTTTGGCGCAAATCTATAACTCTAATACCCCCACTTTAAAAAGCTTACTCGCTGATTTACCCATTACTATTCGTGATTATGGCATTATCCCAGATGATTTAGATAAAACCATCGCCGCCGTAACCCAAGCCATGCAAGAGTGCGACGTCCTTATCTCCACGGCTGGGGTATCGGTTGGCGACTATGATTTTTTAACCACTGTCATTGGGCAGCTTGGACAGATTAACCACTATAAAGTTGCGATGAAACCCGGTAAGCCATTTGTCTTTGGCGAGCTGACTAAAGATCTTGCCAAGCCCGTGCTATATTTTGGCTTGCCCGGCAATCCCTTATCGACCATCGTTGGTAGCCTACAATTTGTCATTCCAGCCTTGTGGCAGATGGCAGGCGCTGCGCCACAAGAGCGACCCATACAATTGAGTCTCACTGCAACGCTTAAAAATGATGTCAAAAAATCAGCGGGACGGATGGATTTTCAAAGAGGTATATTGTCCCAAAACGAACTTGGCGATTTCCAAGTTGAAAGCTTTACCAAGCAACAATCACACCGTATCAAACAACTAAGCCACGCCAACTGCTTCATTGTACTAGCACAAGATTCTGGCAATGTAGCCGCTGGTGAAACCGTAAAAGTGCAACCTTTCCCTTGGTTGCATTACTAA
- a CDS encoding molybdenum cofactor biosynthesis protein MoaE, translating to MTDNVHGQSMSIKRTIDEAYLIAERDGFALLDTDIDEGRLKSTLDDDSCGAFVCFEGRVRNYNNASSVNRLTYYGYEDLAINQGRAIIEEAKKRFEITHAIAIHRIGALEIGDVAIWVGVVSAHRYPAFDACRWILDTIKADIPVWKQEYYQDDSSKWLSNNG from the coding sequence ATGACAGACAATGTACACGGTCAATCGATGAGCATTAAACGTACCATTGATGAGGCGTACCTCATCGCTGAACGTGATGGTTTTGCGCTGTTAGATACCGATATTGATGAAGGTCGTCTTAAAAGCACCCTTGATGATGACAGTTGCGGCGCGTTTGTCTGCTTTGAAGGACGGGTACGCAATTATAATAATGCCAGTAGCGTCAATCGTTTGACTTATTATGGCTACGAAGATCTTGCCATCAATCAAGGTCGCGCCATTATTGAAGAAGCCAAAAAGCGCTTTGAGATTACCCATGCCATTGCCATCCATCGTATCGGTGCATTAGAAATTGGTGATGTCGCTATTTGGGTTGGCGTGGTTTCCGCCCATCGCTATCCTGCCTTTGATGCTTGTCGCTGGATATTGGATACTATTAAAGCCGACATTCCAGTTTGGAAGCAAGAATATTACCAAGATGATTCCTCTAAATGGCTTAGTAATAATGGGTAA
- the moaA gene encoding GTP 3',8-cyclase MoaA, translating to MNHLAPTLGNAQLYSPAAAPVIFDGDSSSNVATKAASTSTYFPVTLSQPLTDGFARRLTYLRLSITDFCNFRCEYCLPDGYQGKPPQNELSVTEIATLVRGFAEVGTKKVRITGGEPSIRRDVVDIIKTIKNTEGIETVAMTSNGYKLGKHLARWQAAGLNQLNISMDSFDAATFHKMTGFDMLPQLLADMDTLLATTDIKLKINSILMAETAFENLMNAIDYVKNRAVTYRFIEFMQTSDNSDLFFAQHAQSDIITNYLLKNGWQTHIRGSNDGPAIEYSHPDSQGRIGLIAPYAAHFCDSCNRLRVSSQGKVHLCLFDQGNYDIRQHLEQDDVAGLVNTLHSFMPIKPEHHYLHESNSGMMNNLSMIGG from the coding sequence ATGAACCATCTTGCCCCTACCCTAGGTAATGCGCAATTGTATTCGCCTGCCGCTGCACCCGTTATTTTTGATGGTGACTCATCATCGAACGTTGCAACAAAAGCTGCTAGCACGTCGACGTATTTTCCGGTCACGCTCTCTCAACCATTAACCGATGGTTTCGCACGACGTCTCACCTATTTGCGTCTGTCGATTACTGATTTCTGTAATTTTCGCTGTGAATATTGCCTGCCAGATGGCTATCAAGGCAAACCACCACAAAACGAGCTTAGCGTTACTGAAATTGCTACCTTAGTCCGCGGATTTGCCGAAGTTGGTACTAAAAAAGTCAGAATTACGGGCGGTGAACCCTCTATACGCCGTGATGTGGTCGATATTATTAAAACCATCAAAAACACTGAAGGCATTGAAACCGTCGCCATGACCAGTAATGGTTATAAACTTGGTAAGCACTTAGCCAGATGGCAAGCGGCTGGACTGAATCAGCTTAATATCAGTATGGACAGCTTTGATGCCGCAACCTTCCATAAAATGACTGGCTTTGATATGTTGCCGCAGCTCTTGGCGGACATGGATACTTTGCTTGCGACCACAGATATTAAGCTAAAAATAAATAGTATTTTAATGGCTGAGACTGCTTTTGAAAATTTGATGAATGCTATCGACTATGTTAAAAACAGAGCGGTCACTTATCGCTTTATTGAATTTATGCAGACCAGTGATAATAGCGATTTATTTTTTGCGCAGCATGCACAGTCCGATATTATTACCAATTATTTATTAAAAAATGGCTGGCAAACTCATATACGTGGCAGCAACGATGGGCCAGCCATAGAATATAGCCATCCAGATTCTCAAGGGCGTATCGGACTAATTGCTCCTTATGCCGCTCATTTTTGTGACAGCTGCAATCGCCTGCGGGTCAGTAGCCAAGGCAAGGTGCATTTGTGCTTATTTGACCAAGGTAACTACGATATTCGTCAGCATCTGGAACAAGATGATGTCGCAGGACTTGTTAATACCCTGCATAGCTTTATGCCAATCAAACCTGAACATCATTATCTTCACGAATCAAACAGCGGCATGATGAATAATTTGTCGATGATTGGTGGGTAA
- a CDS encoding MoaD/ThiS family protein yields MSTLIESNTNSKLDTTMNINVLYFASLADEANCHEETVTVPQSTSLTELYEQLSQKHRFSRPQSELRVAVNDYFAKWTDEIYEGDSVVFITPVAGG; encoded by the coding sequence ATGAGCACTTTAATAGAAAGCAATACAAATTCTAAGTTAGACACCACGATGAATATTAACGTCTTATATTTCGCTAGCTTAGCTGATGAAGCCAATTGTCATGAAGAAACAGTCACTGTGCCACAGTCAACTTCATTGACCGAACTGTATGAACAGCTGAGCCAAAAGCATCGCTTTAGTCGTCCGCAGTCAGAGCTACGCGTGGCGGTCAATGACTATTTTGCAAAGTGGACAGATGAGATTTATGAGGGTGATAGTGTGGTTTTTATCACCCCAGTGGCTGGTGGTTAA